A single genomic interval of Spinacia oleracea cultivar Varoflay chromosome 6, BTI_SOV_V1, whole genome shotgun sequence harbors:
- the LOC110796077 gene encoding uncharacterized protein, with amino-acid sequence MGSCVSNKRSGDSKWEVPSPRKRTRISRWDEGDIVLREAHPLCHHQDILITQIFTKLDWEGQDAVQMVCKQWRRWAKLRYRLPYHYPQGCYRAWLREWVIMDIIDNDGRDFHAWMDKDMTVYFDGFPLLFK; translated from the exons ATGGGTTCTTGCGTATCCAACAAACGTTCTGGTGATTCCAAGTGGGAAGTTCCCTCCCCCAGGAAGAGAACAAGAATTTCCAGATGGGACGAAG GAGACATTGTTTTAAGGGAGGCACACcccctttgtcatcatcaagacATCCTCATCACCCAGATCTTCACCAAGCTGGATTGGGAGGGGCAGGATGCTGTGCAGATGGTATGCAAGCAGTGGCGTAGGTGGGCCAAGTTGCGGTACCGCCTCCCATACCACTACCCTCAAGGATGCTACCGCGCGTGGCTGCGGGAGTGGGTGATCATGGACATCATTGACAATGATGGTCGTGACTTCCACGCCTGGATGGACAAGGACATGACCGTCTACTTTGACGGCTTCCCCCTCCTTTTCAAGTAG